In one window of Flavobacterium ginsengisoli DNA:
- a CDS encoding PQQ-binding-like beta-propeller repeat protein, whose protein sequence is MKKNFTLLLLYFFLIFTSNTFSQNKSDILNPFSNRIFPGKGYQPIQDLKWKFKTEGKIFSSPIVQNETVYIGSEDGYFYATDEKSGTLKWKFKTNGAVHSSASLYNDIVYFGSFDGHYYAVNAKTGKEIWRFKTKGEHWYSEIGMWGMKPSDLLMADLWDFYLSTPVIYLDNKSALAIFGSSDGNIYAVDAKNGSLKWNFQTKAAIHSTPVLDKSTVYFGGWDGIFYALDAKTGKEKWKFSTEIKTGFTGIQASAAVSDGIVYFGARDPYFFALNAATGKVIWKYNAENSWILSSAVIKNNTVYVGTSDTYALLALDAKTGKEKYRFKGNGYVYSSPAIAGNTIYFGDFSGNFFDLNLLSDGKESNTISTENRNKYAESILNNNLLDFGFVAKQADLSIYSENKRIMDEFYKLGPIVSSPFINNNVIFYGSADGYLYAYNLKKEK, encoded by the coding sequence ATGAAGAAAAACTTTACCTTACTCCTGCTCTATTTCTTTTTAATTTTTACTTCTAATACTTTTTCTCAGAACAAATCGGACATTTTAAATCCATTCTCAAATCGTATTTTTCCTGGAAAGGGATATCAACCTATTCAAGATTTAAAATGGAAATTCAAGACTGAAGGAAAAATCTTTTCTTCTCCAATTGTACAAAACGAAACAGTTTATATTGGTAGCGAAGATGGTTATTTTTATGCTACAGATGAAAAATCTGGAACTCTAAAATGGAAATTTAAAACCAATGGCGCTGTTCATAGCTCAGCAAGCCTTTACAATGACATTGTCTATTTTGGAAGTTTTGATGGACATTATTATGCTGTAAATGCCAAAACAGGAAAAGAAATCTGGCGTTTTAAAACCAAAGGCGAACATTGGTACAGTGAAATCGGAATGTGGGGAATGAAACCAAGCGATTTACTTATGGCTGATTTATGGGATTTTTATCTTTCGACACCTGTTATCTACCTAGACAATAAATCGGCGTTAGCAATTTTCGGAAGTAGTGATGGAAATATATATGCCGTTGACGCTAAAAACGGAAGTTTAAAATGGAATTTCCAGACAAAGGCCGCAATACATAGCACTCCTGTTCTAGATAAAAGTACCGTTTATTTTGGCGGTTGGGATGGTATTTTTTATGCTTTAGACGCAAAAACAGGAAAAGAAAAATGGAAGTTTTCTACCGAAATTAAGACTGGCTTTACAGGAATTCAAGCTTCAGCAGCGGTTTCTGATGGCATAGTCTATTTTGGCGCTAGAGATCCTTATTTCTTTGCACTTAATGCTGCTACAGGAAAAGTAATTTGGAAGTATAATGCTGAAAATTCATGGATCTTAAGTTCTGCCGTTATTAAAAATAATACTGTTTATGTGGGAACCTCAGATACTTATGCTTTATTGGCTTTAGATGCAAAAACAGGAAAAGAAAAATACCGTTTTAAAGGTAACGGATATGTTTACTCTTCTCCTGCAATTGCCGGAAATACGATTTATTTTGGAGATTTTTCTGGAAATTTTTTCGACTTAAATCTCCTTTCTGACGGAAAAGAATCGAATACTATTTCGACAGAAAACAGAAATAAATATGCCGAAAGTATTCTCAATAATAATCTATTAGATTTTGGATTCGTGGCAAAACAAGCTGACTTATCGATTTATTCTGAAAACAAAAGAATAATGGATGAATTTTACAAATTAGGTCCAATTGTCTCTTCTCCATTTATCAATAACAATGTGATTTTTTACGGAAGCGCAGACGGTTATTTATATGCTTATAATTTGAAAAAGGAAAAATAA